One genomic segment of Mesoterricola silvestris includes these proteins:
- a CDS encoding energy transducer TonB has translation MGRQCSNILPPPPPLGARPKGRPLGALVLSLPLYGLMGGALALLSVGAGEAAVRPTVAVSLEEGLPMAAPPPPSPGGGAPAARREAAPLIPAAEEVPVAAPASLPTVPAAAAPGPGGGAGPAGGAPGAAPGLPGGVAGGQVGGVPGGQPDGVLPPVFDAAYLQNPAPDYPPLSRRLGEEGRLVLRVRVGVDGRAEELEIRTSTGHPRLDQAGLQTVRRWRFAPARRGAERVTAWVLIPITFNLDA, from the coding sequence ATGGGTCGCCAATGTTCCAACATCCTCCCCCCTCCTCCGCCCCTCGGCGCACGGCCCAAGGGGCGGCCCCTGGGGGCCCTCGTCCTGTCCCTGCCCCTCTACGGCTTGATGGGGGGCGCCCTGGCGCTCCTGTCCGTGGGGGCGGGGGAAGCGGCCGTGCGGCCTACCGTCGCCGTGTCCCTGGAGGAGGGCCTGCCCATGGCCGCGCCGCCGCCCCCCTCTCCGGGCGGCGGCGCCCCGGCGGCCCGCAGGGAGGCCGCGCCCCTGATCCCGGCCGCGGAGGAGGTGCCGGTCGCCGCGCCCGCTAGCCTGCCCACGGTCCCGGCGGCGGCCGCCCCGGGACCCGGGGGGGGCGCCGGGCCCGCAGGCGGAGCCCCGGGTGCCGCCCCCGGGCTGCCGGGGGGTGTTGCCGGCGGGCAGGTGGGCGGTGTTCCCGGCGGCCAACCTGACGGCGTCCTCCCCCCGGTCTTCGACGCGGCCTACCTGCAGAACCCGGCCCCCGACTATCCGCCCCTCTCCCGCCGCCTGGGCGAGGAGGGCCGCCTGGTGCTCCGGGTGCGGGTGGGGGTGGACGGCCGGGCCGAGGAACTCGAGATCCGCACCAGCACCGGGCACCCCCGCCTGGATCAGGCGGGCCTCCAGACCGTGCGCCGCTGGCGCTTCGCGCCCGCCCGGCGTGGGGCCGAGCGTGTGACGGCCTGGGTGCTCATTCCCATCACCTTCAACCTGGACGCCTAG
- a CDS encoding DinB family protein: MAHVPRPVPGEIPAGYAVYADRVPAGEVDVLLERQGGHLAGLLAAIPEERGGFRYAPGKWSIKDLVGHLADTERIMAYRLLCVAREERTPLPGFEEDDYARAAQADARPLADLAEEFAAVRRSTLALVRGLAPGAWTRRGTVNGKQVSPADLAYVIAGHTIHHLEILQERYLGGGGLS; this comes from the coding sequence ATGGCCCACGTTCCCAGACCGGTTCCCGGGGAGATCCCCGCCGGATACGCCGTCTACGCCGACCGGGTCCCCGCCGGCGAGGTGGACGTCCTCCTGGAGCGCCAGGGAGGGCACCTGGCCGGGTTGCTGGCCGCGATCCCCGAGGAGCGGGGCGGTTTCCGCTACGCGCCGGGGAAATGGAGCATCAAGGACCTGGTGGGCCACCTGGCCGACACCGAGCGGATCATGGCCTACCGCCTCCTGTGCGTGGCCCGGGAGGAGCGCACGCCCCTGCCGGGTTTCGAGGAGGACGATTACGCCCGGGCGGCCCAGGCCGACGCCCGGCCCCTGGCGGACCTGGCCGAGGAGTTCGCCGCGGTGCGCCGGTCCACCCTGGCCCTGGTGCGGGGCCTGGCCCCCGGGGCCTGGACCCGCCGGGGCACCGTCAACGGCAAGCAGGTCTCCCCCGCGGACCTGGCCTACGTCATCGCCGGCCACACCATCCACCACCTCGAAATCCTCCAGGAGCGCTACCTGGGAGGCGGTGGCCTGTCGTGA
- a CDS encoding proline dehydrogenase family protein translates to MDLKTTLIDLMPAPLVRTFASPYIAGKGVAAGVAKAEELKGLHGVHSTLDLLGEEVFRREDVEATVQVYFRMIEALAGRTFSTISLKPTQLGINESVAYCQENLKRIAAAAAPHGLRITLDMEDRHFTDRTLEMFRAVRDEFDNFGTVLQSRLFRTSEDIRTLHAKPCRVRICIGIYREPASVALQDKPAMKEKLFEHVQLLLDNGHTPEIATHDEALVRRCMEYLDKRGVPRDAYEFQMLLGVPRTELQKEIIGRGQVVRLYVPFAEEWKYAVRYLKRRLAANPAMAVMVAKNLFGR, encoded by the coding sequence ATGGATCTCAAGACCACGCTCATCGACCTCATGCCCGCCCCGCTGGTGCGCACCTTCGCGTCCCCCTACATCGCGGGCAAGGGCGTGGCCGCCGGGGTGGCCAAGGCCGAGGAGCTCAAGGGCCTCCACGGGGTGCATTCCACGCTGGATCTCCTGGGGGAGGAAGTGTTCCGGCGGGAGGACGTGGAAGCCACGGTCCAGGTGTACTTCCGCATGATCGAGGCGCTGGCCGGCCGCACCTTCTCCACCATCAGCCTCAAGCCCACCCAGCTGGGCATCAACGAGAGCGTGGCCTACTGCCAGGAGAACCTCAAGCGCATCGCCGCCGCCGCCGCCCCCCACGGCCTGCGCATCACCCTGGACATGGAGGACCGGCACTTCACGGACCGCACCCTGGAAATGTTCCGGGCCGTGCGGGACGAATTCGACAACTTCGGAACGGTGCTCCAGAGCCGCCTCTTCCGCACCTCCGAGGATATCCGGACCCTGCACGCCAAGCCCTGCCGGGTGCGCATCTGCATCGGCATCTACCGGGAGCCCGCCTCGGTGGCCCTCCAGGACAAGCCGGCCATGAAGGAGAAGCTCTTCGAGCACGTCCAGCTCCTCCTGGACAACGGCCACACCCCGGAGATCGCCACCCACGACGAGGCCCTGGTGCGGCGCTGCATGGAGTACCTGGACAAGCGGGGCGTGCCCCGGGACGCCTATGAATTCCAGATGCTGCTGGGCGTGCCCCGCACCGAGCTCCAGAAGGAGATCATCGGCCGGGGCCAGGTGGTGCGGCTGTACGTTCCCTTTGCCGAGGAATGGAAGTACGCCGTGCGCTACCTGAAGCGCCGCCTGGCCGCCAACCCCGCCATGGCGGTCATGGTGGCCAAGAACCTCTTCGGCCGCTAA
- a CDS encoding M13 family metallopeptidase yields MQRNGLMAHLVAGSLLLAGPLGAAEPSKAAAADHRPVYGAFGFDTAGMDRTVAPGDDFGRFASGTYLRNLAIPADRADSGMFALLRDLSQKQTRDIVEAQARVKGAPGSEAQKVGDFYASFMDEAAIEAKGLAPLKPTLDAIQAIGDRAQLAAYFGKATRQGMRMPLGLRIGQDMKNPDIMSVSVGQGGLGLPDREYYLDAKNPKFEAIRAKYLVHIATMLRLAGFDNPDARAKGILDLETKIAATHWTRVQQRQRDKVYNPSPAVDLEKAYPGVGWGPLLAAAGVGGEKVIIVSHPSAVAGEGLLMAREPLDTWKDYLAFHAVSGAASCLPKAFVEASFAFHGKVLAGQLEDQPRWKHGVDLTSRVLGEAVGKLYVAKHFPPEAKRQMDALVKNIIQAMDARLANLTWMDPATKAEARAKLARFTPKIGYPAKWRDYSALEIRRGDALGNLRRAAEFQYQRQLDKIGKPIDRSEWGMTPMTVNAYANPAWNEIVFPAAILQAPFFDAKADPAVNYGAIGVVIGHEISHHFDDQGRKFDKDGKLADWWTPEDVKRFTALTDQVVKQYAAYEPLPGTHVNGELTLGENLADLAGLNVAFDAYHASLGGKPAKVLGGFTGDQRFFLGFAQVWRSKYRDQALLNQVTTDPHTPGFLRPNVARNLDAWYRAFDVKEGQALFLAPKDRIKVW; encoded by the coding sequence ATGCAACGAAATGGCCTCATGGCCCACCTGGTGGCCGGCTCCCTGCTCCTGGCGGGGCCCCTCGGAGCCGCCGAACCTTCCAAGGCCGCCGCGGCGGACCACCGGCCGGTGTACGGCGCCTTCGGCTTCGACACCGCCGGCATGGACCGCACCGTGGCCCCCGGCGACGATTTCGGGCGGTTCGCCAGCGGGACCTACCTCCGGAACCTGGCCATCCCCGCCGACCGGGCGGATTCGGGGATGTTCGCCCTGCTGCGGGACCTCAGCCAGAAGCAGACCCGGGACATCGTGGAGGCCCAGGCCCGGGTGAAGGGCGCGCCGGGCTCCGAGGCCCAGAAGGTGGGGGATTTCTACGCGAGCTTCATGGACGAGGCGGCCATCGAAGCCAAGGGGCTCGCGCCCCTGAAGCCCACCCTGGACGCCATCCAGGCCATCGGGGACCGCGCCCAGCTGGCCGCGTACTTCGGGAAGGCCACCCGCCAGGGCATGCGCATGCCCCTGGGCCTGCGCATCGGCCAGGACATGAAGAACCCCGACATCATGTCGGTGAGCGTGGGGCAGGGGGGCCTGGGGCTGCCGGACCGCGAGTACTACCTGGATGCCAAGAACCCCAAGTTCGAGGCCATCCGCGCCAAGTACCTCGTCCACATCGCCACCATGCTGCGCCTGGCGGGCTTCGATAACCCGGACGCCCGGGCCAAGGGGATCCTCGACCTGGAGACGAAGATCGCCGCCACCCACTGGACCCGGGTCCAGCAGCGGCAGCGGGACAAGGTCTACAATCCTTCGCCTGCGGTGGACCTGGAGAAGGCCTACCCCGGCGTGGGCTGGGGCCCCCTCCTGGCGGCCGCGGGCGTCGGCGGCGAGAAGGTCATCATCGTATCCCACCCCAGCGCCGTGGCCGGCGAAGGCCTGCTCATGGCCCGCGAGCCCCTGGACACCTGGAAGGACTACCTGGCCTTCCACGCGGTGAGCGGCGCCGCCTCCTGCCTGCCCAAGGCCTTCGTGGAGGCGTCCTTCGCCTTCCACGGCAAGGTCCTGGCGGGTCAGCTGGAGGACCAGCCCCGCTGGAAGCACGGCGTGGACCTGACCAGCCGGGTCCTGGGGGAGGCGGTGGGCAAGCTCTATGTGGCCAAGCATTTCCCCCCCGAGGCCAAGCGGCAGATGGATGCCCTGGTGAAGAACATCATCCAGGCCATGGACGCGCGCCTGGCCAACCTCACCTGGATGGACCCCGCCACCAAGGCGGAGGCCCGGGCCAAGCTGGCCCGCTTCACCCCCAAGATCGGCTACCCCGCGAAGTGGCGGGACTACTCCGCCCTGGAGATCCGCCGGGGCGACGCCCTGGGCAACCTGCGCCGGGCGGCGGAATTCCAGTACCAGCGCCAGCTGGATAAGATCGGCAAGCCCATCGACCGCTCCGAATGGGGCATGACCCCCATGACGGTCAACGCCTACGCCAATCCGGCCTGGAACGAGATCGTGTTCCCCGCGGCCATCCTCCAGGCCCCCTTCTTCGATGCCAAGGCCGACCCCGCCGTGAACTACGGCGCCATCGGCGTGGTCATCGGCCACGAGATCAGCCACCACTTCGACGACCAGGGCCGCAAGTTCGACAAGGACGGCAAGCTCGCCGACTGGTGGACCCCCGAGGACGTCAAGCGCTTCACCGCCCTCACGGACCAGGTGGTCAAGCAGTACGCCGCCTACGAGCCCCTGCCGGGCACCCACGTGAACGGCGAACTGACCCTGGGGGAGAACCTGGCCGACCTGGCCGGGCTCAACGTGGCCTTCGACGCCTACCACGCCTCCCTGGGGGGCAAGCCCGCCAAGGTGCTGGGCGGCTTCACCGGCGACCAGCGCTTCTTCCTGGGCTTCGCCCAGGTGTGGCGCAGCAAGTACCGGGACCAGGCCCTGCTCAACCAGGTGACCACCGATCCCCACACTCCCGGCTTCCTGCGGCCCAACGTGGCGCGCAACCTGGACGCCTGGTACCGGGCCTTCGACGTGAAGGAGGGCCAGGCCCTCTTCCTGGCCCCCAAGGACCGCATCAAGGTCTGGTAG
- a CDS encoding adenylate/guanylate cyclase domain-containing protein, with translation MRRYSLKVAISTLVSGLILLSAASVATALYFGTREALYLTTRQAMGRMTRSVSDKLESRLAGAERLNLLLASLIRSGNLDPAREEAFTDFLADALAANPSLTVIDVGLPSGNKYQARTMDDGTLSRRLVHRSARDVLSTWHHANHAYAKEFPDTRADLETGYDPRERPWYKAALAAGRNTWTEVYGSRAGLNYSNVNPVYDAKGRLLCVTAIDLNVAGLSTFLEGLRVGRTGRAFIVDDAGHVVAMPLGPGHDLGRIIKSVPRGDRMEYSLREIGDLADAGIREAVLARRAAPQMKGWDFLAFRDPSGRRMLASFRPEPGHHFTVGVVVPEEEILGTIKHSLRITAGITLAFVALSLVLAYAISRAIARPLGDLVGAVDRIRLLDLGDPPRIPTSILEVVQIDRAIANMRNGLRSFKKYVPSDVVLDLIRLGREAVIEGEKRELTFFFSDIQDFTSISERVEPEELVAKLGAYFEAVSRVLIEHGGTVDKFIGDSVMGFWNAPKPLPDHALRACTSALRAQARIAELNAAWKGVAFHTRIGLHTGEAIVGNIGYDARMNYTAIGDNVNLASRLEGLNKVYGTRILISGATAAAAGDAILTRPLDRVSVKGKRNSGLILELVALRAEATPDQIAGAERFAEAFDRYQARDLTGALALLEEPARAGDGPAQVLAERCRHYLGAPPGDDWNGVFEHHAK, from the coding sequence ATGAGGCGCTACTCCCTCAAGGTCGCCATCTCCACGCTGGTGTCCGGCCTGATCCTCCTGTCGGCCGCCTCCGTGGCCACGGCCCTCTATTTCGGCACCCGGGAGGCCCTGTACCTCACCACCCGCCAGGCCATGGGGCGCATGACCCGCTCCGTGAGCGACAAGCTGGAATCGCGCCTGGCCGGGGCCGAGCGCCTGAACCTCCTGCTGGCCTCCCTCATCCGCTCCGGCAACCTGGACCCGGCCCGGGAGGAGGCCTTCACGGATTTCCTCGCCGACGCCCTGGCCGCGAACCCCTCCCTCACCGTCATCGACGTGGGCCTGCCTTCGGGGAACAAGTACCAGGCCCGCACCATGGACGACGGGACCCTCTCCCGGCGCCTGGTGCACCGCTCCGCCCGGGACGTCCTCAGCACCTGGCACCATGCCAACCACGCCTACGCCAAGGAGTTCCCCGACACCCGCGCCGACCTCGAAACCGGCTACGACCCCCGGGAGCGGCCCTGGTACAAGGCCGCCCTGGCCGCCGGCAGAAACACCTGGACGGAGGTCTACGGCTCCCGGGCGGGCCTCAACTACTCCAACGTGAATCCCGTGTACGACGCCAAAGGCCGCCTCCTCTGCGTCACCGCCATCGACCTCAACGTCGCCGGCCTATCGACCTTCCTGGAGGGCCTGCGGGTGGGCCGCACCGGCCGGGCCTTCATCGTCGACGACGCCGGCCACGTGGTGGCCATGCCCCTGGGCCCCGGGCACGACCTGGGCCGCATCATCAAGTCGGTCCCCCGGGGGGACCGCATGGAGTACAGCCTCAGGGAGATCGGCGACCTGGCCGACGCGGGCATCCGCGAGGCGGTCCTGGCCCGCAGGGCGGCGCCCCAGATGAAGGGGTGGGACTTCCTGGCCTTCCGGGACCCCTCCGGGCGCCGGATGCTGGCCTCCTTCCGGCCCGAGCCGGGCCACCACTTCACCGTCGGGGTGGTGGTGCCCGAGGAGGAGATCCTGGGCACCATCAAGCACAGCCTCCGCATCACGGCGGGGATCACCCTGGCCTTCGTGGCGCTGAGCCTCGTCCTGGCCTACGCCATCTCCCGGGCCATCGCCAGGCCCCTGGGGGACCTGGTGGGCGCCGTGGACCGCATCCGGCTCCTGGACCTGGGCGACCCGCCCCGGATCCCCACCTCCATCCTGGAGGTGGTGCAGATCGACCGGGCCATCGCCAACATGCGCAACGGCCTGCGCAGCTTCAAGAAGTACGTCCCCTCGGACGTGGTGCTGGACCTCATCCGCCTGGGCCGGGAGGCCGTCATCGAGGGCGAGAAGCGCGAGCTCACGTTCTTCTTCTCGGATATCCAGGACTTCACCAGCATCTCGGAACGGGTGGAGCCCGAGGAGCTGGTGGCGAAGCTGGGCGCCTACTTCGAGGCCGTCAGCCGCGTCCTCATCGAGCACGGCGGCACCGTGGACAAGTTCATCGGCGATTCCGTCATGGGCTTCTGGAACGCCCCGAAGCCCCTGCCCGACCACGCCCTCCGGGCCTGCACCAGCGCCCTGCGGGCCCAGGCGCGCATCGCCGAGCTGAACGCGGCCTGGAAGGGCGTGGCCTTCCACACCCGCATCGGCCTCCACACCGGCGAGGCCATCGTGGGCAACATCGGCTACGACGCGCGCATGAACTACACCGCCATCGGCGACAACGTGAACCTCGCCAGCCGCCTGGAAGGTCTGAACAAGGTCTACGGCACCCGCATCCTGATCAGCGGGGCCACCGCCGCCGCCGCCGGGGACGCCATCCTCACCCGCCCCCTGGACCGGGTCAGCGTGAAGGGCAAGCGGAACTCCGGCCTCATCCTCGAACTGGTGGCCCTGCGGGCCGAGGCCACCCCGGACCAGATCGCCGGGGCCGAGCGCTTCGCCGAGGCCTTCGACCGCTACCAGGCCCGGGACTTGACCGGCGCCCTGGCCCTCCTGGAGGAGCCCGCCCGGGCCGGGGACGGCCCCGCCCAGGTGCTGGCGGAGCGCTGCCGGCACTACCTCGGCGCGCCGCCCGGGGACGACTGGAACGGCGTCTTCGAGCACCACGCCAAGTAG
- a CDS encoding PepSY-associated TM helix domain-containing protein, with protein MRGFLKRFHRLAGLATALFLVLAGLTGAVIAWDHELDAALNPRFFRAPGGAALPALELADRLERGDPRLRVTYAPLAVPPGHTWLARVEPRLDPATGRPYALGFDQVAVDPATGAIQARRLWGRLSLAREDLLPCLYKLHYSLHLPGTWGVLLMGCVGLLWTFDCFAALAASFPSLPAWRRSFRFRFGLGWVRAVFDLHRSGGVWAWGALLVLAATSVSMNLGDPVVRPLVGRLSTLAPSPFDPREAGGPAVDRRGILDAARAEAARRGWTRPPGGLFLASGVYGVGFFEPGRDHGDGGLGNAWLYFRARDGAPAGAQVPGEGSAGDVFLQAQFPLHSGRILGLPGRVLVSALGLAVAALSATGVALWARRRYLAWCSKTPFQSSPGGAPR; from the coding sequence GTGCGCGGCTTCCTGAAGCGGTTCCACCGCCTGGCCGGGCTGGCCACGGCGCTCTTCCTCGTCCTGGCCGGGCTCACGGGGGCCGTCATCGCCTGGGACCACGAACTGGACGCGGCCCTCAACCCCCGGTTCTTCCGGGCCCCGGGGGGCGCGGCGCTGCCCGCCCTGGAGCTGGCGGACCGCCTGGAGCGGGGGGATCCGCGCCTGCGCGTCACCTACGCGCCCCTGGCGGTGCCGCCGGGACACACCTGGCTGGCGCGGGTGGAGCCCCGCCTCGACCCCGCCACGGGCCGGCCGTACGCCCTGGGCTTCGACCAGGTGGCCGTGGACCCCGCCACGGGCGCCATCCAGGCCCGCCGGCTCTGGGGGCGGCTTTCCCTGGCCCGGGAGGACCTGCTGCCCTGCCTCTACAAGCTCCACTACAGCCTCCACCTGCCGGGCACCTGGGGCGTGCTGCTCATGGGCTGCGTGGGGCTGCTGTGGACCTTCGATTGTTTCGCGGCCCTGGCCGCGTCCTTCCCGAGCCTTCCGGCCTGGCGGCGCTCCTTCAGGTTCCGCTTCGGGCTGGGGTGGGTGCGCGCGGTTTTCGACCTGCACCGCTCCGGGGGGGTGTGGGCCTGGGGGGCGCTGCTGGTGCTGGCGGCCACCTCCGTGTCCATGAACCTGGGGGACCCGGTGGTGAGGCCCCTGGTGGGGCGGCTTTCCACCCTGGCGCCCTCGCCCTTCGACCCCCGGGAGGCCGGCGGGCCCGCCGTGGACCGGAGGGGCATCCTCGACGCCGCCCGGGCCGAGGCGGCGCGCCGGGGCTGGACCCGGCCCCCGGGGGGGCTGTTCCTGGCCTCGGGCGTCTACGGGGTGGGTTTCTTCGAACCGGGCCGGGACCACGGGGACGGGGGCCTGGGCAATGCCTGGCTCTACTTCAGGGCCCGGGACGGGGCCCCCGCCGGGGCCCAGGTGCCGGGGGAGGGCAGCGCGGGCGACGTGTTCCTCCAGGCCCAGTTCCCCCTGCATTCCGGCCGGATCCTGGGGCTGCCGGGGCGGGTCCTGGTGTCGGCCCTGGGGCTGGCGGTGGCGGCGCTTTCCGCCACGGGCGTGGCGCTGTGGGCCCGGCGGCGCTACTTGGCGTGGTGCTCGAAGACGCCGTTCCAGTCGTCCCCGGGCGGCGCGCCGAGGTAG
- a CDS encoding LysR substrate-binding domain-containing protein gives MELTPTTITQVRAFEAVGRLGSFKRAAEELFVTQAALSHHVRHLEEHLGVQLVRRLHRRIELTAEGAQLLAEGGRALEALATALRDLRRSREEALRVSVPPYFSLRWLTPRLGHLWKRHPGLDLQLHHTYQTVDLLRDRVDAAIAWGHGKWPGIQSTLLMTSRLTPICTPEYLRRHGPDLKPADLLGHPLFYEFDAAHWHQWFRAAGAETAARLQGVRIDDSHALRRVVLDGHGFGLFFMELIQGDVAAGRLVQPFDLCIDPGCAYYLNRSRDAPMGAKLQAFTQWILAEAEKDPYV, from the coding sequence ATGGAACTCACCCCCACCACCATCACCCAGGTCCGGGCCTTCGAAGCGGTGGGGCGCCTGGGCAGCTTCAAGCGGGCGGCAGAGGAGCTGTTCGTCACCCAGGCCGCCCTCAGCCACCACGTGCGGCACCTGGAGGAGCACCTGGGGGTCCAGCTGGTGCGCCGCCTCCACCGCCGCATCGAGTTGACGGCCGAAGGCGCCCAGCTGCTGGCGGAGGGGGGGCGGGCCCTGGAGGCCCTGGCCACGGCCCTCCGGGACCTGAGGCGCTCCCGGGAGGAGGCGCTCCGGGTGAGCGTCCCCCCCTACTTCTCCCTGCGCTGGCTCACCCCGCGCCTGGGCCACCTGTGGAAGCGGCACCCCGGCCTGGATCTGCAGCTGCACCACACCTACCAGACCGTGGACCTGCTCCGGGACCGGGTGGACGCCGCCATCGCCTGGGGCCACGGCAAGTGGCCCGGCATCCAGTCCACCCTCCTCATGACCAGCCGGCTCACCCCCATCTGCACCCCCGAGTACCTGCGCCGCCACGGCCCGGACCTCAAGCCGGCGGATCTGCTGGGCCATCCCCTCTTCTACGAATTCGACGCGGCCCACTGGCACCAGTGGTTCCGGGCCGCCGGCGCGGAAACGGCGGCCCGGCTCCAGGGCGTGCGCATCGACGATTCCCACGCCCTGCGCCGGGTGGTGCTGGACGGCCACGGGTTCGGGCTCTTCTTCATGGAACTCATCCAGGGGGACGTGGCTGCGGGGCGCCTGGTGCAGCCCTTCGACCTGTGCATCGACCCGGGCTGCGCCTACTACCTCAACCGCTCCCGGGACGCGCCCATGGGCGCCAAGCTCCAGGCCTTCACCCAGTGGATCCTGGCGGAGGCGGAAAAGGACCCCTACGTCTGA
- a CDS encoding TonB-dependent siderophore receptor, producing the protein MSARTLSLAFLALPLLSQAPPQEASLPEVKVRGRAAKEDPKAPVVGYVATRSATATKLDLPLAETPQAISVITADQIRDQGARTLQEVLRYAPGVNADVYGLDNRGDWFLLRGGSQGSTLLDGLRRPLSGWYGIVRDEPYAFERVEVLRGPASVMAGQNGPGGVVNLVSKRPQAQAQNEVEVQGGTFGHRQVAADVTGPADAKGEWLYRVVALGRDSRTQVDHADEERQLVAPSLTWRPGTAGSVTVFAEYQRDRSKNTEGFFPLVGTVTPGPHGFIPTNTFISEPDWDTYGGTRIRGGFEAEYRLGAAWTLRAGARHDEVNGKLRSMYANYWEGFLPDGRSLDRTWYATDNHSSVTNAQVLVEGRLAWGNIRHTVMAGVDGLWMRDSQAYLSGAATPLDVYAPAYGAFPRPVLAFGPATVTRTRETGLVAQDQMKIDGRFVVMAGLRLDRSRGGVEGAPDKADSASTRNLGLLYLAEGGWSPYASYAESFEPVAGADVHGVAFRPKRGRQVEAGLKWAPAGPFTASAAAYRLVETNRLTTDPSDPGNQVQKGEVTVRGAELEANANLPAWDLVAKYTLALAEFTASSDPADPSLGKRVPNVPEHAASLWAVRKFRGGLQGFRAGLGVRYVGVTWDGTDTQKTPANTLWDGLASYERGPWRFALNATNLFDRTYVVALLNRGDAWFGTRRKVVLSAGYRW; encoded by the coding sequence ATGTCCGCCCGTACCCTGTCCCTCGCCTTCCTGGCGCTGCCCCTGCTGTCCCAGGCCCCCCCGCAGGAGGCCTCCCTCCCCGAAGTGAAGGTGCGCGGCCGCGCCGCCAAGGAGGACCCCAAGGCCCCCGTGGTGGGCTACGTGGCCACCCGCAGCGCCACCGCCACGAAGCTGGACCTGCCCCTGGCGGAGACGCCCCAGGCCATCAGCGTCATCACCGCCGACCAGATCCGGGACCAGGGCGCCCGCACCCTGCAGGAGGTGCTGCGCTACGCGCCGGGGGTCAACGCGGACGTGTACGGCCTGGACAACCGCGGGGACTGGTTCCTGCTGCGGGGCGGGAGCCAGGGGTCGACCCTGCTGGACGGGCTGCGCAGGCCCCTCAGCGGATGGTACGGCATCGTGCGGGACGAGCCCTACGCCTTCGAGCGGGTGGAGGTGCTGCGGGGGCCCGCCTCGGTCATGGCGGGGCAGAACGGCCCCGGGGGCGTGGTGAACCTGGTCTCCAAGCGGCCCCAGGCCCAGGCCCAGAACGAAGTGGAAGTGCAGGGGGGGACCTTCGGCCACCGGCAGGTGGCCGCCGATGTGACGGGTCCGGCGGACGCCAAGGGCGAGTGGCTCTACCGCGTGGTGGCCCTGGGCCGGGACAGCCGCACCCAGGTGGATCACGCCGACGAGGAACGCCAACTGGTGGCGCCTTCCCTCACCTGGCGCCCGGGGACCGCGGGGTCGGTGACGGTGTTCGCGGAGTACCAGCGCGACCGGAGCAAAAATACGGAAGGCTTCTTCCCCCTGGTGGGCACCGTGACCCCCGGGCCCCACGGGTTCATCCCCACCAACACCTTCATCTCCGAACCGGACTGGGACACCTACGGCGGCACGCGCATCCGCGGTGGCTTCGAGGCGGAGTACCGCCTGGGCGCGGCCTGGACCCTGCGCGCCGGGGCCCGTCACGACGAGGTGAACGGCAAGCTGCGGAGCATGTACGCCAACTACTGGGAGGGCTTCCTCCCCGACGGGCGCAGCCTGGACCGCACCTGGTACGCCACCGACAACCACTCCAGCGTCACCAACGCCCAGGTCCTGGTGGAAGGCCGGCTCGCCTGGGGCAACATCCGGCACACGGTGATGGCGGGGGTGGACGGCCTGTGGATGAGGGACAGCCAGGCCTACCTCAGCGGGGCCGCCACGCCGCTGGATGTGTACGCGCCAGCCTACGGCGCCTTCCCCCGCCCGGTCCTGGCCTTCGGCCCGGCCACGGTGACCCGCACCCGGGAAACGGGCCTGGTGGCCCAGGACCAGATGAAGATCGACGGCCGCTTCGTGGTGATGGCCGGGCTGCGCCTGGACCGGAGCCGCGGCGGGGTGGAGGGGGCCCCGGACAAGGCGGATTCGGCGTCCACCCGGAACCTGGGGCTGCTGTACCTGGCCGAGGGCGGATGGTCCCCCTACGCCAGCTACGCCGAATCCTTCGAACCGGTGGCCGGCGCGGACGTGCATGGGGTGGCCTTCCGGCCCAAGCGGGGCCGGCAGGTGGAGGCGGGCCTGAAGTGGGCCCCAGCGGGGCCCTTCACGGCGAGCGCCGCGGCGTACCGGCTCGTGGAGACCAACCGCCTCACCACGGATCCCTCCGATCCCGGCAACCAGGTGCAGAAGGGGGAGGTGACGGTGCGCGGGGCGGAACTGGAGGCCAACGCCAACCTTCCCGCCTGGGACCTGGTGGCCAAGTACACCCTGGCCCTGGCGGAGTTCACCGCCAGCAGCGACCCCGCGGACCCCTCCCTGGGCAAGCGGGTCCCCAACGTGCCGGAGCACGCGGCCTCCCTGTGGGCAGTGCGCAAGTTCCGGGGCGGGCTCCAGGGCTTCCGGGCGGGCCTGGGGGTGCGGTACGTGGGCGTCACCTGGGACGGCACGGACACCCAGAAGACCCCGGCCAACACCCTCTGGGACGGCCTGGCCTCGTACGAGCGCGGCCCCTGGCGCTTCGCGCTCAACGCCACGAACCTCTTCGACCGCACCTACGTGGTGGCCCTGCTGAACCGGGGCGACGCCTGGTTCGGCACCCGGCGCAAGGTGGTGCTCTCCGCCGGCTACCGCTGGTAG